GACGGAGACGACCCCTTCCGCGACAAGGGTCGCGGCGTGGGTCCGCGAGCGCGCCAGGCCCCGCTCGGCGAGGGCGGCGTCGAGCCGGCGACTCATGGACGCGAAGCGGTGGGTCCGGAGTCCAGCTGCCGCGAGAGGGACTCGGCGAGCGATTCGTACGCCGCCGCGCGAGTGGGCAGCGGCTGCGCTTCGATCACCTCGAGCCGGGAGACGAGATCCGCTCGAGCGTCGGTGTGCGGCTCCGGATGATCCATGCGTTCAGGATACGTGGATCCTCCCCCGCAGCCCGGGAATCGGGCTCAGGGACGGTGGAACGGGTCGGCGTACAGTCGCTCGGGAACGCGGAAGCCGTAGATCGCCCGGCCTGTATCCCAGATCGCCTTCGCGCCCGCTCGCAGGAGGTCGATCGGCCTGTCCCCCTCCGACACGATCCGCACGTCCGCTCCGTCGATCCTGACGCTGGCACCCCGCACGGTCACGACACCATCCCGTACGCGGGCCTCGGGGTACGGCTCGTGCAGCTCTCGGAGGTCGCTCAGCAGATAGGTCGGCTGCGAGTCCTTGGCCGCCGCGAGCACGTGCTTGGGCCGGTCGATCCCCGTGAGCACCAGCGCAGAGGGGATCCCGGCACGGTTCGATCCGATGATGTCCGTGTCGAGACGATCTCCGAGGAAGAGCGGGCTGTCGGCATCGAAGCGCGCGATCGCCTCCTCGAAGATCGGGGTCTCGGGCTTTCCCGCGACGGTCGCGAGCCGCCCGACAGCGGTGTGGACGGCCGAGACGAGCGTGCCGTTGCCCGGCGCCACGCCGCGGGCCTGGGGAATCGTCCAGTCCGTGTTCGTCGCGACCCAGGGGATGCCGCCCTCGTCCTCGGGGACCTTGAGTGCATAGGCCGCTTCGGCGAGGTGAAGCCATCCCACCTCGGGCGCGAAGCCCTGCACTACCGCTGCGGGGTTGTCGTCGGCGCTCCGGGTCACGACGAAGCCGGCCTTCTCCGTCTCGTCGACCAGTCCGTCGCCGCCCACCACGAGGATCGTCGAGCCCGCCGGCACCATCGTCGTCAGAAGGCGCATGGCAGCCTGAGGGCTGGTGACGATCTCGCCGGCCGCCGTCGGCAGGCCCAGCTCGCTCAGATGCGCCGCCACCGAGGCATCCGTCCGCGAAGCGTTGTTGGTGATGTAGCCGAGGCGCCGACCGTCGCGGGCGCGGTTCAGGCTCTCGACCGCGTGGGGCAGCGCCCCCGCCCCCGCATACACGACACCATCGAGGTCCGCGAGGACGACGTCGACACCATCGAGCGGCGCCCGCTCATCGGCACGACGCGAGAACAGCGCCATCAGTGGCGCTCTCCCTCGTCGGCTCCTCCGGTCTCGTCGGCGTCCGCGGCGGCTTCGTCGTCGATCCCGGCGTCCGCGAGGATCTCGCGCACCTCGTCGTCGACCGACACCTCATCGTCAGCCTGTGCATCGTCGTGGACCGTTGCATCGTCGTCAGCCGGTGGTTCATCTCCGAGCCTGCCGTCGTCATCGGTGCCCACGGCCTCTTCCCCGTCTTGGGCAGAGCTGTCGCCGTCGCGATCGGCGACGCCGTCCTCCTCGTCGACGGCGGAGATCTCGATCACCTCTTCGATCTCGATGACTTCACGGTCGCCGGCACCGGATGCCTCGTCCAGAGCGTCGGCGGCGATGATGGCGCGCTGCTGCCACTCACGGGCCTCCTCGTCGCGTCCCAGCTCCTCGAGCACCGCGGCGCGAGCGGCGAAGAGCGCGGGACTCCATTCGTAGGCGCGGTCGGCGTCGAACTCGGGGATCTCGAGCTCGCTCAGTGCGCGCTCGGGTTCCCCCAGATCCAGACGGGCGCCGGACATCGCGATCGCGAGTTCCACGCGGACCGGAACGGGAAGGATGCCGCGGTCCACCGCACGTCCGACTTCGAGCGCGCGATCCGGTCGGCCGATGCCTCGTTCGCTGTCGACCATCAGGGCGATCTGGTCGTCTCGCCCCGAGATGCGGCGATAGGTCCGCAGTTCGCGGAGAGCGAGGGCGTAGTCGCCGATCGCGTACGCCGTGATCGCGAGCGTCTCGCGTACGACCGCGATGCGGCCGGCGCGACGCGAGGCAGAGAGCGCGTGCTGGTGCGCCAGTTCGGGCTCATCGTCGATGAGCTCGGCCGCCATCGCGAGGTGACGCGCCACCCAGTCGGCGTTCTCCTTGCTCAGCGTCTTCAGCTCGTTGCGGGCCGCAGCATTCAGATCGCGCGCGGTGATCTCTTCGGGAATGAAGGGATCGTCGTGCCGGGGGCGGACCGATCGGATCTCTTCCGGCCGCGTAGCGCGGTCGGGCCGACCCGCCCCGCCGCGAGTCGGTCGATCCTGACCAGGACGCCCGTGCGGCTTGTCGCCGTCCCGCCGCGCGTACGGCTTATCGCCGTCCCGGCGAACGTACGGCTTCGAGTCACCCCGGCGAGCGTACGGCTTGTCCCCCTCGCGCGGGGCATACGGCTTCGAGTCATCCCGACGCGCATAGGGCTTGTCGCCCTCGCGCCGGGCATACGGCTTGGAATCGTCCCGACGCGGATACGGCTTGTCACCCTGACGGCGTGGATACGGCTTGTCACCCTCGCGACGCGCATACGGCTTCGAGTCATCCCGACGCGCGTACGGCTTGTCACCCTCGCGACGCGCATACGGCTTCGAGTCATCCCGACGCACATAGGGCTTGTCGCCGTCACGCCGGGGGGCGGCGCCGTCGCTCTTACGGAAGGGCTTCTTCCCGTCGGCGTTCGAGTACCGCTTCTTCGGGTCGTCTGTGCGGCGCGGTCGCTGGTGGTCGCGCGGCGCACCCGCACGGGGTGCGCGCTTGCCGGCGTCGGATCGTGAATCGGCTCCCCGAGGACGGTCGCCGCTCCGCGGGCGCTGCTCGCGATCGTCGTCGCGTGGCTCTCGATCTGCCATTACTCGATCCTCCCGGGTGCGCGCCTCTCAGGCAATCGACCCCTTAACGTGAAAGGGCCACCCAGCGTTGGGTGGCCCTTTCATGAAAGAAGTCCGGCGGTGTCCTACTCTCCCACAGGGTCGCCCCTGCAGTACCATCGGCGCTGAGAGGCTTAGCTTCCGGGTTCGGAATGGGACCGGGCGTTTCCCTCTCGCTATGGCCGCCGAAACACTATTGATGTTTCAGTCTGCACAACAAAAAGTTCTTGGTGTGCGGTTCTCGACCGTACATCGAGAACCACTCAGTGGACGCAAGCACCAGAAACGGTGTGTTATCAAGTCATCGGCTTATTAGTACCGGTCAGCTTCACGTGTTACCACGCTTCCACATCCGGCCTATCAACCCAGTAGTCTGGCTGGGAGCCTCTCGCCCGAAGGCATGGAAGTCTCATCTTGAGGCCGGCTTCCCGCTTAGATGCTTTCAGCGGTTATCCATCCCGAACGTAGCTAATCAGCGGTGCTCTTGGCAGAACAACTGACACACCAGAGGTTCGTCCAACCCGGTCCTCTCGTACTAGGGTCAGATCCTCTCAAACTTCCTACGCGCGCAGCGGATAGGGACCGAACTGTCTCACGACGTTCTAAACCCAGCTCGCGTACCGCTTTAATGGGCGAACAGCCCAACCCTTGGGACCTACTCCAGCCCCAGGATGCGACGAGCCGACATCGAGGTGCCAAACCATGCCGTCGATATGGACTCTTGGGCAAGATCAGCCTGTTATCCCCGAGGTACCTTTTATCCGTTGAGCGACAGCGCTTCCACAAGCCACTGCCGGATCACTAGTCCCGACTTTCGTCCCTGCTCGACCTGTCAGTCTCACAGTCAAGCTCCCTTGTGCACTTACACTCGCCACCTGATTGCCAACCAGGTTGAGGGAACCTTTGGGCGCCTCCGTTACTTTTTGGGAGGCAACCGCCCCAGTTAAACTACCCACCAGGCACTGTCCCTGAACCGGATTACGGTTCTAAGTTAGACATCCAGAGTGACCAGAGTGGTATTTCAACAACGACTCCACGGTAACTGGCGTCACCGCTTCAAAGTCTCCCACCTATCCTACACAAGCCACACCGAACACCAATACCAAGCTGTAGTAAAGGTCACGGGGTCTTTCCGTCCTGCTGCGCGTAACGAGCATCTTTACTCGTAATGCAATTTCGCCGAGTTCGCGGTTGAGACAGTTGGGAAGTCGTTACGCCATTCGTGCAGGTCGGAACTTACCCGACAAGGAATTTCGCTACCTTAGGATGGTTATAGTTACCACCGCCGTTTACTGGGGCTTAAATTCTGAGCTTCGCCTTGCGGCTAACCCGTCCTCTTAACCTTCCAGCACCGGGCAGGCGTCAGTCCGTATACATCGTCTTGCGACTTGGCACGGACCTGTGTTTTTAGTAAACAGTCGCTACCCACTAGTCTCTGCGGCCTCCAAACGCTTTCGGAGCAAGTCCTAATACGTCGAAGGCCCCCCTTCTCCCGAAGTTACGGGGGCATTTTGCCGAGTTCCTTAACCACGATTCTCTCGATCTCCTTGGTATTCTCTACCTGACCACCTGAGTCGGTTTGGGGTACGGGCGGCTAGAACCTCGCGTCGATGCTTTTCTTGGCAGCATAGGATCACCCACTTTTCATCCGCATCGTGTCTCAGCCTGTATGAGTGACGGATTTGCCTATCACTCGGCCTACGCACTTGCACCAGGACAACCATCGCCTGGCTTGGGCTACCTTCCTGCGTCACACCTGTTAATACGCTAACCGCACCAGCATGGGGTCGTGCGCTAGCTCCAACGTTCGCACCCCGAAGGGATTGATACAGAGGAATTCGGGCACTTAGCACCACTGGATTGATTGGGGCGGTTCTTCGCCGGTACGGGAATATCAACCCGTTGTCCATCGACTACGCCTGTCGGCCTCGCCTTAGGTCCCGACTTACCCAGGGAAGATTAGCTTGACCCTGGAACCCTTGGTCTTTCGGAGGACGTGTTTCTCACACGTCTTTCGCTACTCATGCCTGCATTCTCACTCGTGTAGCCTCCACGGCTGGTTCACACCGCCGCTTCGCTGGCCACACGACGCTCTCCTACCCATCAACACGGCTGGACCACGAAGGCCTACCAATAATGTCAATGCCACAACTTCGGTGGCGTGCTTGAGCCCCGTTACATTGTCGGCGCGGAATCACTTGACCAGTGAGCTATTACGCACTCTTTCAAGGGTGGCTGCTTCTAAGCCAACCTCCTGGTTGTCTGAGCAACTCCACATCCTTTCCCACTTAGCACGCGCTTAGGGACCTTAGTTGGTGGTCTGGGTTGTTTCCCTCTCGACTATGAAGCTTATCCCCCACAGTCTCACTGCTGCGCTCTCACTTACCGGCATTCGGAGTTTGGCTGACGTCAGTAACCTTGTAGGGCCCATCGGCCATCCAGTAGCTCTACCTCCGGCAAGAAACACGCAACGCTGCACCTAAATGCATTTCGGAGAGAACCAGCTATCACGAAGTTTGATTGGCCTTTCACCCCTATCCACAGCTCATCCCCTCAGTTTTCAACCTAAGTGGGTTCGGCCCTCCACGACGTCTTACCGTCGCTTCAGCCTGGCCATGGATAGATCACTTCGCTTCGGGTCTAGGACACGCGACTGAATCGCCCTATTCAGACTCGCTTTCGCTACGGCTACCCCACTCGGGTTAACCTCGCCACGTATCGCTAACTCGCAGGCTCATTCTTCAAAAGGCACGCTGTCACAGCTGCTAGGGCTGCTCCAACGGTTTGTAAGCAAACGGTTTCAGGTACTATTTCACTCCCCTCCCGGGGTACTTTTCACCTTTCCCTCACGGTACTTGTCCGCTATCGGTCATCTGGGAGTATTTAGGCTTATCAGGTGGTCCTGACAGATTCACACGGGATTTCTCGGGCCCCGTGCTACTTGGGATACTCTTCACGTCAAGGGAGGCATTTCGACTACGGGGTTGGCACCCTCTTTGACCGGCCTTTCAATGCCGTTCGTCTATACCTTCTTGTAACGCCGGCTGCTCGGCAGAACAGCCCGAAAAGTCCCACAACCCCGAATACGCAACTCCTGCCGGATATCACACGTACTCGGTTTAGCCTGTTCCGGTTTCGCTCGCCACTACTAACGGAATCGCGGTTGCTTTCTCTTCCTGTGGGTACTGAGATGTTTCACTTCCCCACGTTCCCTCTACCCGCCCTATATATTCAGGCGGGAGTCACTGGGTCGGCACGCCGCCCAGCGGGGTTTCCCCATTCGGAGATCCTCGGATCAAAGTGTGCTTATCCACTCCCCGAGGCTTATCGCAGATTGCTACGTCCTTCTTCGGCTCCAGATGCCAAGGCATCCACCGTTTGCTCTTAAAGACTTGAAATCACATGAGTTTCATCAAGAATCGGAATCGGACCGAAGTCCAACTCGAAATTGACTAATGATCTTTAAGATCATCTATAACGAACCGACCGAAGCCGGTTCGAAGATGCTCGCGTCCACTGTGTAGTTCTCAAAGTACGGGCGGTACCCTTCCCGCGCGCCAGCATCGCCGGCGCCAGAAAAGGTCCTGAGGTTCGGTCGGCCCGATCGCAGATCGAGCACATCCGGTCCCTCAGGACCCAACAGCGTGCATGTGCCGGCAGAGTCACCAGAACCTTTCCAGCTGCAAGCAGCGTACTGAGTCCGGGATCCCCCGTTCGGCACCAAGTCAAATGTTCCACCCATGAGCTGACCAGTCGAGAACATTCGTCTCGAGTCTGGCTCTGGAAGCCCCGAAGAGCTCCAAATGCTCCTTAGAAAGGAGGTGATCCAGCCGCACCTTCCGGTACGGCTACCTTGTTACGACTTAGTCCTAATTACCGATCCCACCTTCGACGGCTCCCTCCACAAGGGTTGGGCCACCGGCTTCAGGTGTTACCGACTTTCATGACTTGACGGGCGGTGTGTACAAGACCCGGGAACGTATTCACCGCAGCGTTGCTGATCTGCGATTACTAGCGACTCCGACTTCATGAGGTCGAGTTGCAGACCTCAATCCGAACTGGGACCGGCTTTTTGGGATTCGCTCCACCTTACGGTATTGCAGCCCTTTGTACCGGCCATTGTAGCATGCGTGAAGCCCAAGACATAAGGGGCATGATGATTTGACGTCATCCCCACCTTCCTCCGAGTTGACCCCGGCAGTATCCCATGAGTTCCCACCATTACGTGCTGGCAACATAGAACGAGGGTTGCGCTCGTTGCGGGACTTAACCCAACATCTCACGACACGAGCTGACGACAACCATGCACCACCTGTATAGAGACCTTGCGGGGCGACTGTTTCCAGCCGTTTCCTCTATATGTCAAGCCTTGGTAAGGTTCTTCGCGTTGCATCGAATTAATCC
This genomic interval from Microbacterium sp. 4R-513 contains the following:
- a CDS encoding primosomal protein, coding for MADREPRDDDREQRPRSGDRPRGADSRSDAGKRAPRAGAPRDHQRPRRTDDPKKRYSNADGKKPFRKSDGAAPRRDGDKPYVRRDDSKPYARREGDKPYARRDDSKPYARREGDKPYPRRQGDKPYPRRDDSKPYARREGDKPYARRDDSKPYAPREGDKPYARRGDSKPYVRRDGDKPYARRDGDKPHGRPGQDRPTRGGAGRPDRATRPEEIRSVRPRHDDPFIPEEITARDLNAAARNELKTLSKENADWVARHLAMAAELIDDEPELAHQHALSASRRAGRIAVVRETLAITAYAIGDYALALRELRTYRRISGRDDQIALMVDSERGIGRPDRALEVGRAVDRGILPVPVRVELAIAMSGARLDLGEPERALSELEIPEFDADRAYEWSPALFAARAAVLEELGRDEEAREWQQRAIIAADALDEASGAGDREVIEIEEVIEISAVDEEDGVADRDGDSSAQDGEEAVGTDDDGRLGDEPPADDDATVHDDAQADDEVSVDDEVREILADAGIDDEAAADADETGGADEGERH
- a CDS encoding HAD-IIA family hydrolase — translated: MALFSRRADERAPLDGVDVVLADLDGVVYAGAGALPHAVESLNRARDGRRLGYITNNASRTDASVAAHLSELGLPTAAGEIVTSPQAAMRLLTTMVPAGSTILVVGGDGLVDETEKAGFVVTRSADDNPAAVVQGFAPEVGWLHLAEAAYALKVPEDEGGIPWVATNTDWTIPQARGVAPGNGTLVSAVHTAVGRLATVAGKPETPIFEEAIARFDADSPLFLGDRLDTDIIGSNRAGIPSALVLTGIDRPKHVLAAAKDSQPTYLLSDLRELHEPYPEARVRDGVVTVRGASVRIDGADVRIVSEGDRPIDLLRAGAKAIWDTGRAIYGFRVPERLYADPFHRP